ATGGCGGACAACGGCTCTCGGCGCAAGGCGCGCCTCGGGATCGACGAGCGAACACTGGAGATCCGGGCCGGCGGCTCCAGCACCAGCCGCAAACCGCCCAGCCATGCACCATGCCCGAAGGCCAGAACCGACCCCTACACGGCCAGAACGCGCTGGCGGATACGCATGATCCGGGCCGTGAAATCGGCGAATGTCTCGCCCAGGGCCAGCCGGTTGACGGCCAGCGTGGCCATGTCCTGGTCGTCCAGTGCGATGTCGCGCTGGCCCTGCAAGCGGCCCTCGGCATTCCAGGGCGTACGGAAATGGCGGATGAACCAGAACTCGGCCATCAGTCTACCAGCAAAGGCGCGCTCTGGCTGTCGATGGACAGTGAGACCGGCGCGCCCTCATCGTAAGGCGGCAGGCCGAAGGAATGCAGCGTATCGACGATGATCTGCCCGTCGGGCGTTTCGACCAGATAGCGGATCTGACTGCCCAGAAACTCGCGATGCGTCACCTTGCCCGTGATTTCGCCGCCCG
The Paracoccus alcaliphilus DNA segment above includes these coding regions:
- a CDS encoding histidine phosphatase family protein, which translates into the protein MAEFWFIRHFRTPWNAEGRLQGQRDIALDDQDMATLAVNRLALGETFADFTARIMRIRQRVLAV